The Polynucleobacter sp. JS-Mosq-20-D10 region TCAAATTTCAAAGCAAGTTGCTATTTTGCAAGATCGTTTGGCGGATTGTCTGATTGCCTATGAGCCTGTTTGGGCTATTGGTACGGGTAAAGTAGCCAGCGCTCAAATAGCTCAGGACATGCACAGAGCGATTCGCTTGCAGTTGGCAGAGTTTGATGAAGATGTAGCTTCCCATGTGGGAATTTTGTATGGCGGCAGTGTCAAGCCTGATAATGCTGTTGAACTATTTGCAATGCCAGATATTGATGGCGGATTGATTGGGGGCGCTTCATTGAATCCTCAGGATTTCTTAGCCATTTGTCAGGCCTAGATTTTTTATTTGGAGATAAGCCATGGAATGGTTTAAGACTTTATTGATCGTTTTACAGGTTATTTCAGCTTTAGCTGTGATCTTGCTCGTATTGCTTCAACAGGGCAAAGGTGCTGATATGGGTGCCGCTTTTGGTTCTGGATCCTCCGGCAGTCTTTTTGGCGCCAGCGGCTCGGCCAACTTCCTTTCCCACACAACTGCTATCTTTGCGGCAATCTTTTTTGTTTGCACCTTAGGCATTACTTGGATCGGAAATAAAAAGGAAGTAAGTCCTGGAATTTTGTCGGGTACCGTGGCTCCTGCTGCCGCACCAGTAGCCCCAGTTCAAGATCCGACCAAGCCAGCAGTTCCAAAGTAAAAAATAGGGTTTTAAGTAGTTTCTATCGCTATTTTTGAGGTAAATGAGTGGTGCAATGCAGTAGAATTGACGAGTTTTACAAGATGCCGACGTGGTGAAATTGGTAGACACGCTATCTTGAGGGGGTAGTGGCTTAGGCTGTGCGAGTTCGAGTCTCGCCGTCGGCACCAAATTGTAAAAATTGTAGGGTTTAATGCCCTAAATCAAGGTTTTTTGTAGTGGAGTAATTGATAATTTGTAGCTTCTTAGGACTTACCAGACGAACGACTCAAGGCCATTTTGAATCTCGCTAATTACTTTCCTGTTCTGCTTTTTATCCTTGTAGGTATTGGGGTTGGTTTGGTACCCATGTTCCTCGGAAAAATTTTGGCCCCATCGAAACCAGATGCTGAAAAACTGTCTCCCTATGAGTGCGGTTTTGAGGCCTTCGAAGATGCGCGTATGAAATTCGACGTACGTTACTACCTCATCGCAATTCTATTTATCTTATTTGATTTAGAAACAGCATTCTTGTTTCCGTGGGGCGTGGCTCTGCGTGATATTGGCTGGTTCGGTTATGCCTCTATGGTGATTTTCTTATTGGAATTTATTGTGGGCTTCGTATATATCTGGAAAAAGGGCGCTCTCGACTGGGAGTGATCGATATGGCATTAGAAGGCGTTCTCAAAGAAGGATTCGTTACCACTACTGCGGACCAGTTAATTAACTGGACTCGTAATGGTTCTTTATGGCCAATGACATTCGGCCTTGCTTGCTGCGCTGTAGAAATGATGCATGCAGGTGCTTCACGTTACGACTTGGATCGTTTTGGTGTGGTCTTCCGCCCATCTCCGCGTCAGTCAGATTTAATGATTGTTGCAGGCACTTTGTGCAACAAGATGGCTCCAGCACTTCGCAAAGTTTACGATCAAATGCCTGAGCCACGCTGGGTGATCTCCATGGGCTCCTGTGCTAATGGTGGTGGTTATTACCATAACTCCTATTCAGTAGTTCGCGGTTGTGACCGTATCGTGCCAGTCGATATTTATGTTCCTGGTTGCCCTCCTACAGCAGAAGCCTTGATCTATGGAATTATTCAGTTGCAATCCAAGATCGCTCGCACCAGCACGATTGCGCGGAAGGCTTAAACCATGTCAGATCGTTTAGTTCAACTCGCAGCTAATTTAGAAAAAGTTTTAGGTAAGCGTGCCCAATCTATCCAGATTGCTTTGGGCGAAGTCACTGTTGTTGTTAATGCAGATACCTATTTTGAATCTGCTATGTTGTTGCGTGATGAACCATCATTGGCTTTTGAGCAATTAATTGATTCATGCGGAGTGGATTACCAGGACTATCGAGATGGACAGTGGGGTGGTCAGCGTTTTGGCGTAGTGACACATCTTTTATCTGTAGCTCATAACTGGCGTTTGCGTGTACGCGTATTTGCACCAGAAGATGCCTACCCAGTAGTTGCTTCGCTAACACCAGTATGGGCTTCGGCAAATTGGTTTGAGCGTGAGGCATTTGACCTTTACGGCATTTTGTTTGATGGTCATGAAGACTTACGCCGCATCTTGACTGACTACGGTTTTATTGGTCATCCATTTAGAAAAGATTTCCCAATCTCTGGCAACGTAGAAATGCGTTATGACCCAGAGTTAAAGCGTGTGGTGTATCAGCCAGTCACAATTGAAGCGCGTGAAATCACGCCACGTATTGTGCGCGAAGAGCAGTACGGAGGCCCGGTTTAAGTCATGGCACAAATTAAGAACTACACTCTCAATTTTGGACCTCAGCATCCTGCAGCGCATGGCGTATTGCGTCTCGTGTTAGAGCTTGATGGAGAGGTGATCCAACGCGCTGATCCGCATATTGGTTTATTACATCGCGCTACAGAAAAATTAGCAGAGACACGTACCTGGATTCAGAACGTTCCTTACATGGATCGTTTGGACTATGTATCGATGATGGCAAACGAGCATGCTTATGTGATGGCAATTGAAAAGTTGCTGCAAGTAGATGTGCCTTTGCGTGCACAGTACATCCGGGTGATGTATGACGAGTTAACGCGTCTACTAAATCACCTCTTGTGGATTGGTTGTCACGGTTTAGATGTGGGTGCCATGGCCGTGTTCTTGTACGCTTTCCGTGATCGTGAAGATATTTTTGACATGTACGAAGCTGTATCAGGTGCACGTATGCATGCTGCTTACTATCGTCCGGGTGGAGTCTATCGTGACCTGCCAACGCAGATGGCGCAGTACTCAAAGTCTAAGATTCGTAGCACCTCTGCTATTAAGCGTCTGAATGAAAACCGTAGCGGTACATTGCTTGATTTCATTGAGCAATTCTCCAATGGTTTTGATGCCAACGTGGATGAGTATTGCAATCTCTTAACGGACAACCGTATTTGGAAGCAACGCTTGGTTGGTATTGGCGTCGTGACTCCGGAGCGCGCTTTGCAGCTTGGCTTCACTGGCCCTATGTTGCGTGGTTCCGGTATTGAGTGGGATTTGCGTAAAAAGCAACCTTATGAAACTTACGACAAACTCGACTTTGATATTCCTGTTGGTGTGAATGGCGACTCTTATGATCGCTATTTAGTGCGCATGGAAGAGATGCGTCAATCCAACCGTATCATTAAACAGTGCGTGGTTTGGCTCAAGGCAAATGATGGTCCAGTCATGAGCGACAACCATAAGGTGTCTCCGCCAAAGCGTGTGGATATGAAAACTAATATGGAAGAGTTGATTCACCACTTCAAACTCTTTACAGAGGGTATGCATGTTCCTGATGGCGAGGCTTACTCTGCTGTTGAGCATCCTAAAGGTGAGTTTGGCATTTACTTAATTTCTGATGGCGCGAATAAGCCATACCGTATGAAGATTCGTGCACCTGGCTTTGTCCATCTATCTGCAATGGATGAGATGTCCCGTGGCCACATGTTGGCTGATGCTGTAACTATTATTGGAACCCAAGATATTGTGTTCGGGGAGATTGACCGCTAATACAGCGTGCCAAGGATGAATTCATGACAACAACCCTTCAACTATCTGACAAAACGCTCGCAGACATCGCGCGCAATGTTGCGAAATACCCTCCAGAACAAAAACAATCTGCTGTAATGGCCGCTTTGATTGCCGCCCAAACTGAATTAGGTTGGGTTTCACCAGAGGTGATTGAAACAGTTGCCCAAATTTTAGAAATGCCAACCATCGCAGTTGATGAAGTGGCTACTTTTTATAATATGTATGACACCAAAAAAATTGGTAAGTACAAGTTGGTAATCTGCACAAACTTACCTTGCCAGCTAATGCATGGTGAGACTGCTGCAAGCTATTTAAAAGAAACACTTGGCATTGGCTACAACGAGACAACGCCTTGCGGCACCTTCACTTTAAAAGAGGGTGAGTGCATGGGCGCTTGCGGTGATTCTCCCGTGCTGTTGGTGAACAACAAGCGCATGTGTAGCTTTATGAGTAAAGAAAAGATTGATGCGCTATTAAGTGAACTCCGTGCAGAAGGGAAAGCAGCATGACTAGCTTGCACGATAGACACATTAAGCCTTTAATCCTAGCGGGATTGAATGGTGAGAACTGGCGTTTAAAAGATTACGAAAGCCGAGGCGGCTATCAACAGCTACGTCGCATCATCAATGACAAGATTGCACCAGATGCCATCATTGCTGAATTAAAAGCATCATCATTGCGTGGTCGTGGAGGCGCAGGCTTCCCAACTGGATTGAAGTGGAGCTTTATGCCCCGCCAGTTCCCTGGCCAAAAGTATTTAGTTTGCAATAGCGATGAAGGTGAGCCAGGTACATTTAAAGACCGCGACATCATGCGTTACAACCCGCATGCTTTGATTGAGGGCATGATCATTGGTGCCTACACTATGGGCATTTCTGCGGGCTATAACTATATCCATGGTGAAATTTGGGAAGTCTATTCTCGCTTCGAAGAGGCTCTTGAAGAAGCCCGTGCTGCCGGATACCTTGGTGACCAGATTATGGGAAGTGATTTTAACTTCCAATTGCATGCTTCTCCGGGTTGGGGTGCCTATATCTGCGGTGAAGAAACTGCACTTTTAGAGTCGCTCGAAGGCAAGAAGGGTCAACCACGCTTTAAGCCACCATTTCCTGCCAGCTTTGGTTTGTATGGCAAACCGACCACGATTAATAACACTGAAACATTTGCTGCTGTGCCTTTCATTATGGCGATTGGTGGCCCGGCCTATCTAGAGTTGGGTAAGCCAAACAACGGCGGTACGAAGATTTTCTCTATTTCTGGTGACGTTACTTATCCAGGTAACTATGAGATTCCGTTGGGCACACCATTTGCTGAATTATTAAAGCTTGCTGGTGGCATGCGTGATGGCATCCCACTCAAGGCTGTGATTCCTGGCGGATCGTCGGCTCCAGTTATTCCGGGTGCAGAGATGATGACGCTCACCATGGATTACGACAGCATTGCGAAAGCTGGTTCCATGTTGGGATCTGGTGCAGTGATCGTCATGAATGAAACACGCTGTATGGTTCGCGCCTTAGAACGCCTGTCCTACTTCTATCACGAAGAATCTTGTGGTCAGTGCACCCCATGTCGTGAAGGTACTGGTTGGTTATGGCGCATTGTTCACCGCATTGAGCACGGCGAAGGCCGTCCAGAAGATTTGGATTTATTAAATGATGTAGCAGCCAATATTCAAGGTCGTACTATTTGCGCCTTGGGTGATGCAGCTGCCATGCCAGTTCGCGGTATGTTGAAGCATTACATGGATGAATTTGTGTATCACGTAGAACATAAGCGCTGCTTAGATTCTGTTAAACCTTTATAAGACATTGAGCACGGGACATCTTAAAGTGAGCATGGTTGAAATCGAATTAGATGGTAAGTTAGTAGAGGTTCCGCAAGGTTCGATGGTGATGCACGCCGCGAATAAGCTTGATACGTATATTCCGCACTTCTGCTATCACAAGAAATTATCTATTGCTGCTAACTGCCGTATGTGTTTGGTAGAGGTAGAGAAGGCACCAAAAGCATTGCCAGCTTGCGCAACACCAGTGACGCAAGGCATGAAGGTATTTACGCATTCCGCTAAAGCAGTTGAAGCGCAGCGCTCAGTGATGGAGTTCCTGCTGATTAACCATCCTTTAGATTGCCCAATTTGCGATCAGGGTGGTGAGTGCCAGTTACAAGATTTAGCAGTTGGTTACGGTAAATCGAATTCACGCTACGAAGAAGAGAAGCGTGTGGTATTTCATAAGAATGTAGGACCACTCATCTCCATGCAAGAGATGACCCGTTGTATTCATTGCACTCGTTGCGTACGTTTTGGTCAAGAAGTTGCCGGCGTGATGGAGTTGGGTATGGTCAATCGCGGTGAGCATTCTGAAATCACTACCTTTGCCGGTCAAACCATTGATTCAGAATTATCTGGAAACATGATTGATATTTGCCCAGTTGGTGCCTTAACAAGCAAGCCATTCCGCTACGCAGCGCGTACTTGGGAATTAGGTCGCAAGCGTTCAGTAAGTCCGCATGACAGCCTGGGTGCTAACACTACCATTCAAACAAAAGCTAACAAAGTCATGCGTGTCGTTGCTTTAGAGAATGATGCAATTAACGAATGCTGGATTAGCGATCGTGATCGCTTTGCTTATGAAGGCTTGAACAGCGCAGATCGTGTAACAACACCCATGGTGAAGCAGGACGGTCAGTGGCTCGAGACTGATTGGCAATCAGCAATGGATTACGTTGCTCATTCGCTCAAAACAATTTCCTCTGAGAGTGGTCCTGAAGCAGTTGCTGCTCTAGCGCATCCAATCTCTAGTACTGAAGAGTTGTACCTCCTTCAGAAGATGATTCGTGGTTTAGGCTCCAATCAAGTCGAGACTCGCTTACGTCAAACTGACGTAAGGGGTTCTGCCTCTGCCCCATGGCTGGGTATACCGATCAGCAAATTAAGTGAGTTGGATCGTGTTTTAGTCATCGGTAGCTTCTTGCGTAAGGAGCA contains the following coding sequences:
- the nuoF gene encoding NADH-quinone oxidoreductase subunit NuoF — its product is MTSLHDRHIKPLILAGLNGENWRLKDYESRGGYQQLRRIINDKIAPDAIIAELKASSLRGRGGAGFPTGLKWSFMPRQFPGQKYLVCNSDEGEPGTFKDRDIMRYNPHALIEGMIIGAYTMGISAGYNYIHGEIWEVYSRFEEALEEARAAGYLGDQIMGSDFNFQLHASPGWGAYICGEETALLESLEGKKGQPRFKPPFPASFGLYGKPTTINNTETFAAVPFIMAIGGPAYLELGKPNNGGTKIFSISGDVTYPGNYEIPLGTPFAELLKLAGGMRDGIPLKAVIPGGSSAPVIPGAEMMTLTMDYDSIAKAGSMLGSGAVIVMNETRCMVRALERLSYFYHEESCGQCTPCREGTGWLWRIVHRIEHGEGRPEDLDLLNDVAANIQGRTICALGDAAAMPVRGMLKHYMDEFVYHVEHKRCLDSVKPL
- a CDS encoding NADH-quinone oxidoreductase subunit A, whose amino-acid sequence is MNLANYFPVLLFILVGIGVGLVPMFLGKILAPSKPDAEKLSPYECGFEAFEDARMKFDVRYYLIAILFILFDLETAFLFPWGVALRDIGWFGYASMVIFLLEFIVGFVYIWKKGALDWE
- a CDS encoding NADH-quinone oxidoreductase subunit C, giving the protein MSDRLVQLAANLEKVLGKRAQSIQIALGEVTVVVNADTYFESAMLLRDEPSLAFEQLIDSCGVDYQDYRDGQWGGQRFGVVTHLLSVAHNWRLRVRVFAPEDAYPVVASLTPVWASANWFEREAFDLYGILFDGHEDLRRILTDYGFIGHPFRKDFPISGNVEMRYDPELKRVVYQPVTIEAREITPRIVREEQYGGPV
- a CDS encoding NADH-quinone oxidoreductase subunit B family protein produces the protein MALEGVLKEGFVTTTADQLINWTRNGSLWPMTFGLACCAVEMMHAGASRYDLDRFGVVFRPSPRQSDLMIVAGTLCNKMAPALRKVYDQMPEPRWVISMGSCANGGGYYHNSYSVVRGCDRIVPVDIYVPGCPPTAEALIYGIIQLQSKIARTSTIARKA
- the nuoE gene encoding NADH-quinone oxidoreductase subunit NuoE, with the translated sequence MTTTLQLSDKTLADIARNVAKYPPEQKQSAVMAALIAAQTELGWVSPEVIETVAQILEMPTIAVDEVATFYNMYDTKKIGKYKLVICTNLPCQLMHGETAASYLKETLGIGYNETTPCGTFTLKEGECMGACGDSPVLLVNNKRMCSFMSKEKIDALLSELRAEGKAA
- a CDS encoding NADH-quinone oxidoreductase subunit D, with product MAQIKNYTLNFGPQHPAAHGVLRLVLELDGEVIQRADPHIGLLHRATEKLAETRTWIQNVPYMDRLDYVSMMANEHAYVMAIEKLLQVDVPLRAQYIRVMYDELTRLLNHLLWIGCHGLDVGAMAVFLYAFRDREDIFDMYEAVSGARMHAAYYRPGGVYRDLPTQMAQYSKSKIRSTSAIKRLNENRSGTLLDFIEQFSNGFDANVDEYCNLLTDNRIWKQRLVGIGVVTPERALQLGFTGPMLRGSGIEWDLRKKQPYETYDKLDFDIPVGVNGDSYDRYLVRMEEMRQSNRIIKQCVVWLKANDGPVMSDNHKVSPPKRVDMKTNMEELIHHFKLFTEGMHVPDGEAYSAVEHPKGEFGIYLISDGANKPYRMKIRAPGFVHLSAMDEMSRGHMLADAVTIIGTQDIVFGEIDR
- the secG gene encoding preprotein translocase subunit SecG, yielding MEWFKTLLIVLQVISALAVILLVLLQQGKGADMGAAFGSGSSGSLFGASGSANFLSHTTAIFAAIFFVCTLGITWIGNKKEVSPGILSGTVAPAAAPVAPVQDPTKPAVPK